The following are encoded together in the Coffea arabica cultivar ET-39 chromosome 1c, Coffea Arabica ET-39 HiFi, whole genome shotgun sequence genome:
- the LOC140005744 gene encoding uncharacterized protein, with protein MDIGFTGHPWTWCNNWEDAGEVKQRLDRGLCSFSWAQVYEDVNCRHIDSYASDHSILIINTTRNSSRRNKRFYFDKRWLKRDDIGEVIRVAWQQETYGSRMFQVQKKIKNCRIALLKWENQFQTNSRQKVEHIKNQLSELRQSHGGTRKGRIASLKIQLKDAYKEEEQHWHQKSRIQWLKEGDKNTKYFHALVHGRRRRNRLNKLQRDDGT; from the coding sequence ATGGATATTGGCTTCACTGGACACCCTTGGACTTGGTGTAACAATTGGGAGGATGCGGGTGAGGTCAAGCAAAGACTAGATAGGGGACTTTGTAGCTTTTCTTGGGCACAGGTTTATGAGGATGTAAATTGCAGGCACATAGATTCTTATGCTTCCGACCACAGCATTCTGATAATTAACACAACGAGGAACTCTAGTCGGAGGAATAAGAGATTCTATTTTGACAAGAGGTGGCTAAAAAGAGATGACATCGGGGAGGTGATCAGGGTTGCTTGGCAGCAGGAAACGTATGGATCTAGGATGTTTCAAGTGCAAAAAAAGATTAAGAATTGCCGTATAGCTCTCCTAAAATGGGAGAACCAATTCCAAACAAACTCAAGGCAGAAGGTTGAGCACATTAAAAACCAATTGAGTGAACTGCGGCAATCACATGGGGGCACCAGAAAGGGACGTATAGCATCCCTAAAGATTCAGTTAAAGGATGCATACAAAGAGGAAGAACAACACTGGCATCAGAAATCAAGGATACAATGGCTTAAGGAGGGtgacaaaaacacaaaatattTCCATGCCTTAGTACATGGTAGGAGAAGGAGAAATAGACTGAACAAACTTCAGCGAGACGATGGTACTTAG